The window GTCAAGAAAGGGTGACACCCCTTACTGCGCAGTAAGGGGTGTCACCCTTTTTCGACGTGAAACCGGCGCTACTGCTTGTAGGTCTCCAGGAAGCGGCCGATGCGGGTGATCGCTTCCTTGAGGTCGTCGACATGGGGGAGCGTGACGATCCGGAGGTGGTCCGGACGGGGCCAGTTGAAGCCGCGGCCCTGGACGAGCAGGATCCGCTCGCTGCGGAGCAGGTCGAGGCAGAGGCGCTCGTCGTCGACGATCGGGTGGACCTTCGGGTCCAGGCGCGGGAAGCAGTACAGCGCGCCCTTCGGCTTCACGCAGGAGACGCCGGGGATGTCGTTGAGCATCTCGTAGCAGACGTCGCGCTGCTCGATCAGCCGGCCGCCGGGCAGGACGAGGTCGTCGACGCCGTGAGCCGCGGACAGCGCGGTCTGGATCGCCCACTGCGACGGGACGTTCGCGCACAGGCGCATGTTCGCGAGGACCTGCAGGCCTTCGAGGTAGCTGCGCGCGTGCTGGCGCGGACCGGTGACGAGGGCCCAGCCGGAGCGGAAGCCGGCCATCCGGTAGACCTTGCTCAGGCCGCCGAAGGTGATCGTGAGGACGTCGTCGGCGAGCAGTGCCGCGGGGACGTGGACCGCGTCGTCGTAGAGGATCCGGTCGTAGATCTCGTCGGCGAACACGATGAGGTTGTGCCGGCGCGCGATCGCGAGCAGGTCCTCGAGCAGGTCGCGCGAGTACACCGCGCCGGTGGGGTTGTTCGGGTTGATGATCACGAGCGCCTTGGTCTTGGCGGTGATCTTGGCCTCGACGTCGGCGAGGTCGGGCATCCAGTCGGCGCCCTCGTCGCAGAGGTAGTGCACCGGGCGGCCGCCGCACAGGGACGTGATCGCCGTCCACAGCGGGTAGTCCGGCGCCGGGATCAGCACCTCGTCGCCGGTGTTCAGCAGCGCCTGCAGGCACATCGCGATCAGCTCGGAGACACCGTTGCCCAGATAGATCTGGTCGACGTCGATGTCCGCAATGCCCTGATTCGCGTAGTACTGGGCGACGGCGGTGCGTGCGGAGAAGATGCCCTTCGAGT of the Sporichthya polymorpha DSM 43042 genome contains:
- a CDS encoding pyridoxal phosphate-dependent aminotransferase; amino-acid sequence: MEIIQSSKLANVAYDVRGPVLEEAMRLEQTGHRILKLNIGNPAPFGFEAPDDILQAIVRNLPAAAGYSDSKGIFSARTAVAQYYANQGIADIDVDQIYLGNGVSELIAMCLQALLNTGDEVLIPAPDYPLWTAITSLCGGRPVHYLCDEGADWMPDLADVEAKITAKTKALVIINPNNPTGAVYSRDLLEDLLAIARRHNLIVFADEIYDRILYDDAVHVPAALLADDVLTITFGGLSKVYRMAGFRSGWALVTGPRQHARSYLEGLQVLANMRLCANVPSQWAIQTALSAAHGVDDLVLPGGRLIEQRDVCYEMLNDIPGVSCVKPKGALYCFPRLDPKVHPIVDDERLCLDLLRSERILLVQGRGFNWPRPDHLRIVTLPHVDDLKEAITRIGRFLETYKQ